The following DNA comes from Hyphococcus flavus.
CGCGCATCGTATTCGCGAAAGCCCGTGGCTTTGACGAGGGGCGTCGTTTCATATTCAAGCGTGTTGGAGACCAGATCGGCGCGCGGCGCAGGCAGCATGGGGAAATCCTTTAAGGCGTTTGATTTGTGCGCAATCTAGCGAGGTTGGCTGTTGCCGCAACCCGGCTCCCTGTTGAAAAAGACCTTGTCAGGTCCGTGACAAGCGCAGCGCTCTTGCCCATAGTCCTTCGTCACAAAAGGGTCGTGAAGCTGCGACGTTACGAAATACCGGGCCGGGGAAGAGGGGTTCATGGATTTGCCATTTGATTTGGCCAATATTGGCCTGCGCGGGCAAAGCGCGATTGGCTTGGCGGCCTTTGTGTTCATTGCGTGGCTGCTATCCGAACAGAAACTCAGATTTCCGATTTTCGGCGCCCTGTGGACTGTCGCGGCGCAGATCCTTATTGCCGTGCTGCTGCTTTATACGCCAGGCGCGCGTGATGCGCTCGCATTTCTGAATGTTGTCGTAAATGCATTGCAGCAGGCGACGCAGGCCGGCACCTCCTTTGTGTTCGGTCATCTTGGCGGCGCTGAGCCCCCGTTCGAGGTTACAAATCAAGGCGCGATGTTTAATTTTGCATTCGGCGCGCTGCCGCTGGTGATTTTCTTTTCAGGGCTTTCGGCGCTCTTATGGCATGTGGGTATCCTGAAAATATTCGTGAGGGGACTGGCCTTTCTCTTAACGCGTGTTTTTAATATCGGCGGCGCCGTTGCGTTATCGGCGGCGGCGAACACGTTTCTGGGACAGACCGAGGCGCCGCTTTTGATCCGCGCGTTTCTGACGAAGATATCGCGCTCGGAACTTTTTATTGTCATCACGGGCGGGTTTGCGACTGTGGCCGGTTCGGTGATGGTGCTTTACGCAACCTTGCTTGAGCCGCAACAGCCATCCGTCCTCGGACATATTATCGTTGCATCATTAATCTCTGTTCCCGCAGCAATTTTAATGGCGCAAGTGATGATCCCCGCGCCGAAAGGCGAAACGCCTACTGCGTCAACGGCGGCGGATGATTTTCAGTACGCCAGCGCCATGGACGCATTCATGCGCGGCGTGACGGATGGATTGGGGCTTTACCTTAACATTATTGCATCGCTGATCGCCTTTACCGCCTTCGCAGCGCTGGTGAATATCATGCTCGGCGGATTTCCGGACTTTATGGGCGAACCGCTTAGCCTTGAACGCATGCTGGGTTGGATTTTCGGACCATTAATGTGGCTTACGGGCATTCCATGGTCGGAAGCGTTCGATGCAGGCTCTCTCATGGGGATCAAAACAGCGGTTAATGAAATCGTCGCCTATGTCGCCCTGGCGCAGACGCCTGAAGGCACTTTTTCCGAGCGAACAATCCTGATCCTGATTTACGCCATGTGCGGTTTCGCCAATTTCGCCAGCCTCGGCATCGTCATTGGCGGGCTGACGGCGCTTGCGCCGGAGCGGCGGCAGGATGTCATTGAACTTGCGCCAAAAGCGCTGGTGGCCGGCACGCTGGCCACGCTGATGACCGGCTCGGTCATCGGGCTCGTCTGGATGGGGTAACCTCTTCGCGTTCACGTTGGGTTGAGGGATGGCGCCAGCGGTTGATTGCCGCTTCCGCTTCCTTAAGTGACCGCCACCGGAAGCGAAGACCGAAGAGGATGCGATGACTGAGCCGATTGACCTTTATTACTGGCCGACGCCGAACGGGTGGAAGGTTTCCGTATATCTCGAAGAGGCGGGGCTCCCTTACAATGTTCACTATATCGACATCACAGCGGGCGATCAGTTCAAGCCGGACTTTCTGGCGATCTCGCCGAACAACCGGATGCCGGCGATTGTCGATCATGATGGACCGGACGGAAAGAAAATTAACGTCTTCGAGTCCGGCGCCATACTGCAGTATCTTGGCCGCAAGACTGGCAAATACTATCCGAAGGATGAGCGCGCCCGTGTTGAAGTTGACGAATGGCTAATGTGGCAGATGGGCGGCGTCGGCCCTATGCTTGGCCAGTTCCATCATTTCCATCATTACGCGCCGGAAAAACTTGAATACGCCATGAACCGCTATGCGAACGAGGCGCACCGGCTTTATGGCGTCATCAATAAACGTCTGGAAACACGTGAATATGTTGCTGGCGAATATTCTATCGCAGACATGGCGATTGCATCATGGATGAAGCTTTATGAGCGTCACCTGATTGATCCGCAAGAGTTTCCACACTTCAAAAAATGGCTCGACAAAGTCCTGGCTCGGCCCGGCGTGCAAAAGGGTCTTGCGCTCGGTGACGATCGCCGCGGCAACATTAGCGACGATGAAAAAGCGAAGAAAATACTCTTTGGTCAGCGCGGCGGGTAATTCGCCGGTGTTTGACGTCTCAAGTGATTGGGGTTAGCCGCAATCTGAAAAATTAGGAGGATGCGGTGTCCGATCAAAATCAGAGCAGCGAAATCAGTTTTGATGATTTTCTACGCGTTGATATACGCGTTGGAACAGTGATTGACGCACAACCGTTTCCGGAGGCCAGGAAGCCCGCGATCAAACTCCAGATAAATTTCGGTGAAGACATTGGCGTTAAAAAATCTTCCGCCCAAATCACCGTTCATTATACGCCTGAGCAATTGATTGGCCGGCAGGTGATGGCGGTGGTTAACTTCCCGCCGCGTCAGATCGGCCCGTTTATGTCTGAAGTATTGACGCTTGGCTATGAAGATCAAGATGGCGCCATCGTGTTGGCGAATATCGATAAGCCTGTCCCAAACGGCTCAAGGTTGATGTAGATTAAAACCTTACTCGCAGTGCAAACATGGAGTTTGCGCACAAATGCTCCGGCCTCTCTTAAAAGAAATTCGCGCTTGCCGTGTTTGTGTTGATGCGCCCGCGAGCGATCCGCTGCCGCATGAGCCGCGCCCGGTTCTGCAGGCCTCGAAAAAAGCGCGGCTAGGCGTTTTTGGTCAGGCGCCTGGCAATCTCGTGCACCAGAGCGGCAAACCTTTCACAGATCCTTCCGGCGTGCGTTTGCGAGAATGGATGGGCGTCAGCGAAGAGGTTTTCTACGACAAGTCCAAAGTCGCGGTGATCCCTATGGGCTTTTGTTTCCCGGGCTATGACGCGAAAGGCGGCGACTTGCCGCCGCGAAAAGAATGTGCAACGACGTGGCGAGAAGAATTGATGGCGGCGCTGCCGAATCTCGAATGCGCAATTCTTGTGGGCGCCTATGCGCAAAAATGGCATCTGGGCAGCAGCGCCGAAAAAACACTGACCGCGACGGTGGAAAAATGGCGGGAATTCGCGCCGCGTTATTTTCCAACCCCACATCCATCCTGGCGTAACAATTCGTGGCTGAGGAAAAATCTGTGGTTTGAGTCTGACCTGTTGCCAGTGCTCAGAAATCGCGTTCGTGCGCTTACGCGCTAACGGCGATAGTTTCGCCAGTCGTCCCAGCGCGCAAAAATGACGAACAGAACAGAAAGAACGATCAGGATCAGCAACGCGAACTGAACTTGCGCCTCAACCGCATGCGCCTCGTGCTTTGACGGACGGTCAGCCGGCACTTCCACCATTTCGCCAGTATCCGCGCTTTGATCATCGGTTGACGGCGCACCGTCTGTTTCGCTTGACGGCGGGGTCGATCCTTCGCCCGCGCTAGGATCTTCTGTGAGCCCTTCTCCGTTCTCGATATTGGATTCGATCTGGTCGAGCTCCTCAGCGTTGTCTCTGCCAAGCGTGGAGGAGGCGACGCCTGCGCCGCCGGCAATGGTTGCGCCTTGAACTGTACGACTTTCGGCGACGTTGCCTCGGCGCGGCGCGTCTTCCACAGGCTCCGCGCGTGAATTTTCTTCGATCTGTTCCGGATCGCGCACCATGGGCGGGCCATCTGGCGTCAGGAACAGGGCGCGTTCCGAGGCGCGGCGGCGGGTCAGGCCAAGCACCTCGCGCAGTACGCCGCCGACCGTCGCCTTGTTCCACCATGTAAGCGCGTCCGCGGCGCCAATCCGGTCGCCTTTATTGAGACGTTTTAAGGCTGTTGAGCCGCGAAAAGCGCCGACGCCGACATTGTAGACAAAGCTGACCAGCGCATCGAACTCATTCTGGTTTAGGGGGACTTTGACAGCACTATCAACAGCTTGCTCGCGCGGCCTTAAATCACGCTTTAAAAGTTCTTCAGCGTCTTTTTCGCTGATTTTCATACCGGGCTCTACGTCGTCGCCCGTGTGCCCGTAGCCAATGGTCCATATCCCGGCGATGTCCTGATACGCCTCAAGCTCAAGGCCCTCAAACCGCTTGATCAGATCGATACCGCTCGGTGACGTACGCACTGGAAAGCTCCCAAACCCCGCTGCAGATTGCAGCTTAACCGTAAATGAGGGCGAAAAGTAGGAGTTTAAGAGTAGTTTTCCGAACTGTCGGCGAGCCTTGGCTTTGCCTGTTGTGAAAACAATTGTTTCAACAATATCGGCGCCTTAACAGTCATCCGAATTTGCGTATGAGCGCGGCTACGAGAGAAAATGAGGTCAAATCTGGGCGAGGCCTGCGCCTAGCAATCTTTTATCTCTCGATCATTGAGCAACGCATGCTGCTCCGCGACACTCGCTTCAAAAGATTGCGTGTGGACTTTCAGCTCTTCCAGGAGATCCTGTTCGACAGAAAAAAAGGCAACGCGATTAGCGGCGACGGATTGCGTAGACCGGGCGTGCGACGCCGCAAGACGCGCTTTTTCAGCCTGAAGAGAGGCGACGCTTTCAAGCGCGTCGGCGTTTATGGCGTCGTTTTCTTTGCCGATTATCTCGGTCAGCGCTTCGGTCACGCTTATCAGCGCGCGCACGCAGTTTGACGCGTCAAAATCCCGGTTTAGCTGAATTGTCGCCATGCCCTAACAAACTCCTAACGGCGAACCTGCCGCGTTGTTTTCTCCGGCTATAGGGCATCGTGGAAAAGAAATGATTTAGGCGATCATTGAAATTGTCTGCATGTTCGCCGTCTCGCGATAAGTGATGCCGCAGCGCAGCGAAAGCAGCATAACGTGGCGCGCAATTTTTGCGCGCTGAGCCCTATACGAAACACAAAATCAATCTTTCAATTTTAATCATCTCGCCGCTGTGAGCAGATTGGGCGAAATCGATGCTTGAGCCGCAAGATGCGCATGGCTATAGAGAGCCGCGACTCGCGCCGGAATTTTGGCCGGGTTAGGGGGTAGAAAGCTGGGAGAGACAGCATGTCGGCGTCCGAAGTAGAAGAGTATCGTCCGTCTGATGACGAACAGTTTATGAACGATCGGCAAAAAGAATACTTCAAGAAGAAGCTTTTATCCTGGAAGCAAGACATCATTCGCGAAAGCGAAGGCACGCTCAACAATCTTCAGGAAGACAATAATCACCTTCCCGATATTGCCGACCGTGCATCAAGCGAAACGGAAAAAGCGCTTGAACTGCGAACGCGCGATCGTCAGCGGAAACTTATTTCAAAAATTGACGCTGCGTTGCGCCGTATCGAAACCGGCGAATACGGGTACTGCGAAGAAACGGGCGAGCCGATCGGCGTGCGCCGTCTCGATGCGCGCCCAATCGCAACCTTGTCGCTTGAAGCGCAAGAACGCCACGAGCGCGAGGAAAAAGTCTACCGCGACGACTAATTCTCCACCTGAAAACAGCACTACTTGCAGAGATGCTCTGACCGCCCTATATGCAGCGTCGCAATTTCTGTTTTGGGCCGCAGCCGAACCGCGGCCGACTCTCTAGTCTGCCAGAAGGGCGATGTAATCGCGCTTCGAATTCGACCTCTTCCAAGACACGAGTTTGCGCTAACCGGCTTCGCCTCAAGGGGTGGGCCTTCTCTGCCGTGAGGAAACGTCTTGCGGCGCGCCTTAATGTCAAGGAGACGAAAATGGCGACAGGAACAGTCAAATGGTTCAACACCCAAAAGGGTTATGGTTTCATTCAGCCGGACGATGGCGGCAAAGACGTATTCGTCCATGCAACCGCTGTTGAGAGTGCAGGCATGCGCCAGCTCGATGAAGGCCAGAAAGTCTCTTACGAGCTTGCGACAGATCGCGGCAAAACTGCAGCGTCTGACCTGAAAGCCCTCTAGGCTTTCAATCGTATGGTTGAAAACGGCGCTCTTTCGGGAGCGCCGTTTTTTTTTAATCCAGTGATGGGATGCGTAGGGTCTGTCCCGGATAGATTTTGTCGGGATCGGAAAGCATCGGTTTATTAGCCTCAAAGATCGTCGGATACTTCATCGGGTCTCCGTAGTGGTCTTTGGAGATTTTTGACAATGTGTCGCCCTTCTGGACGGTATAGAAAACCGTCTGATTGGGTTCGTCTTCGATATCGATTTGCGCTTCGACTTCACCGATGCCGGGGGTGTTGCCGGCCGCGACAATGGCCTTTTCCGCTTCGGCGCGATTGCGCGCCGTTCCTTTTACGACGACGCGGCCATCGCCTGCTTCTTCAACTTCAAGGTTTTTGACTTCGGTTTTGTGACCCTGAATGCGGTCCTTAATTCCTTCAGCAATATTGCTGACGCCATCGCGTAACTTCTCACCAGCGTCTTTGACGAATTTAAATAGCATCTGAGTTCACCTCGCTTATTTCCGCCCAAACAGGCCGCCGAGCAACTGCTTTCCTGCTTGCTCCATCAGGTCATCCTTAAAATCACCGTCGCCGTCCTGGTCGAGAAACCCGAGCAAACCGCCGAGTTCGTTGGGCGCGGCGGCGTGAGCGCGGACGCTTTCCTCAGTCACCAGCCCGGCCAGCGCAGACGCATCAAGACCCTGTTCGCGTTTCGCCCGGCCAAGGGAAGCCAGCACAGCGGGCGCCGCCATGGCGAGCAATTGACCAATCTGTCCCTGATCAACACCAGCCGTCTTGGCGAGCGCGCGTTCCGTCTGGGATTGCTTGCCGCCAAGGATATGACCAAGGATTTTTTGACCGTCAGCCAGAACATTGTCGCTGCTGACCTGGTCGACATTATTCAAAAGGCTGCCGTCGTGCCGCTGTAGTGCATCGGACAGGGCCTGCGCGCCTTGCGGCTGGGATGCGTTTTTCTTCAGCCCCGCCATAATCGCCGCCATGGCCATGGGCATCATCTTTTCGGTGAGCCCTTGTTCCATACCGGTCTTCTGCGACGCCTGTTGTGAGATCTGCGAAACCACCACCTGCGTCAATTGATCCATCAATGACATTTCATTCCTTTCCTAGCGCCCCCGCGCCGTAACGGGTTTATCTTAGCGTTCCGGCGGGCGGCGGCAAATCGGAAGCGCACACGGCTGATCCACTAGAAAATCGGGGTTGAAAGCGGTGATGACTCCGCTATGAAGGCCCATGGAGCGACGCACTTCCTCATCAAAATCGCCGCCGAAACGGCAAAAAAAGCGCCAGAACGCTCGTCCGAAAAAGACCAACATCGCGACGACCGCGCTCGGCGAGGAGCCTGAGAAGCGCAGCCGAAAGAAAGGCGCGCCGCAAAAGGGCGAGGCTGGCAATCGCGAACTGAACGTCCATGTCAAAACCGCCAAGCGCCGTGAGTATGGTTCGACCCTGTGGCTGAAACGTCAGCTCAATGACCCTTATGTGCGCAAGGCGAAGGCTGAAGGGTATCGCTCCCGCGCGGCCTACAAGCTGATCGAACTCGATGAAAAATTTTCAGTGCTGCGAGCTGGCGCGCGTATTGTCGATCTCGGCTGCGCGCCGGGCGGCTGGTGCCAGGTGGCTGCAAAGAAAGTCGGCGGCAAGGGGAAAGTGGTAGGCATCGATTACCTCTCGATGCCAGAGGTCATGGGCGCCGATGTGCTCGAAATGGATTTTCTGGATGAGGCCGCGCCGGACAAGCTGAAAGACATGCTGGGCGGCGAAGCCGATGTGGTTCTTTCCGACATGGCCGCCCCGACCACCGGTCATAAGTCTACGGATCATTTGCGCATCATTGCGCTTGCCGAAGCCGCCCTCGATTTTGCCGAGGACGTGCTGGCGCCCGGGGGCGCTTTCGTTTGTAAAGTTTTCGCCGGCGGGGCGGAGGGCGAACTCCTGACCCGCCTCAAGCAGAACTTCGAGACGGTCAAACACGCAAAACCGAAAGCCTCGCGTTCGGACTCGGCGGAAAAATATGTCGTAGCGACTGGTTTCAGGGGGCGGGGATGACGGTCATTACAGTGCTTCATGACGTAAAAGAAAACGTGACGTGGCTCGGATCCAACGGCCGGGCGACCATCGGCAGTTATGTCGGCCCGTCACGCGACAACAAATGGTTCGCAGTCCATGGCTGGGCGATCGGTATCACCGGCAGCGGCCCTAAAGTTGAAGCGCTCGAAGCGCACCTGAACGATTTTCCAAAGGACGCCTCACGTCCGCATGAAATTCTGAAGTTCATGAAAACCGCTTACAGCGACTTTGATATTGGCGAGGTCGAGGAAGGGTTGAAACGCTATAGCGGCAATGGTCTCCTCATTCATAAAAGCGGCGCCGTCTGGGATTTCGACAACAGCTTTTGTCTGACGCCGGTTGAGCCGGGCGTGTTCTGGGCGCGCGGCTCCGGCATGGATATCGCTCTCGGCGCAGGCAAGGCGCTCAAGGATTTTGTCGCCTCGCCCAAAGAACTGACGAGGCGCGTGCTGGAAATTACCATCGCCACGGATGTGGACAGTCCGGGCGAGTTGCCAGTTCAAACATTCGACGCCAACGGCGTCCTGTCCGATCCAATAGAGGCATGAGGTTTTGTCATGGAAATCCGTGAAGCGCTGACATTTGATGATGTGTTGCTGGAGCCGGGTCCGTCGGAAGTGATGCCGAGCGGCGTTGATGTTTCCGCGCAATTGACGAAGGAAATCAAACTGGCAATCCCGATCATGTCCTCGGCCATGGATACGGTTACGGAAGCTGAGATGGCTATCGCCATGGCGCAGGCGGGCGGCATCGGCGTTCTTCATCGCAACCTCTCGGTCGCCGAGCAGGCGGAGCATGTGCGACGCGTCAAACGCTTTGAAAGCGGCATGGTGGTGAACCCGATGACGCTGACGCCCGATGATACGCTGGCGACGGCACAGGACGTGATGCTCGAAAAAAGCATTTCCGGCTTTCCTGTTGTCGAGAACCCTGACGCCAATGGCGTCGGCAAGCTGGTGGGCGTACTGACCAATCGCGACATGCGGTTCGCGCGCAATCTCGATCAACCGGTGCGCGATCTGATGACGGCGGTGGATCTGGTGACGGTCAAGCCTGGCGCAACTCAGGATGAAGTGCGCGAGCTTTGCCATAAACGGCGCATTGAACGGGTGGTTGTGGTCGATGACGATTACCGTTGCATCGGCTTGATTACAGTCAAGGACATGGAGAAAGCGCGCGCCTATCCGCTGGCGTCAAAAGATGCGGAAGGGCGTTTGCGCGTTGCGGCGGCGTCCTCAGTCGGTGATGATGGCTTCGCGCGGATTGAAACGCTAATTGATGCTGGCTGCGATCTGGTCGTGATCGACACCGCCCACGGGCATTCTTCGAAAGTGGTGGAACAGGTGGCGCGCGTTAAACGCGCTTCGAATGCGACTCAAGTGATCGCCGGCAACGTAGCGACCTATGACGGCGCCAGGGCGCTGATCGACGCTGGCGCCGACGCTATCAAGGTCGGCATTGGCCCCGGTTCAATTTGCACGACGCGTATTGTTGCTGGCGTTGGCGTGCCGCAATTGACGGCGGTGATGGATGCGTCGCGCGCGGGCCGTGACGCCGGCGTGCCGGTCATCGCCGACGGCGGCATCAAGTTTTCAGGCGATATCGCGAAGGCGCTGGCTGCCGGCGCTGATTGCGTAATGATCGGTTCGCTTCTGGCGGGAACGGACGAAGCGCCGGGCGAAGTCTTTCTCTATCAGGGGCGCTCTTACAAATCCTATCGCGGCATGGGCTCGATCACGGCCATGGCGCGCGGGTCCGCCGACCGGTATTTCCAGGCCGACGTCACCGAGCAGATGAAACTCGTGCCCGAAGGGATAGAGGGACGCATTCCTTACAAAGGCGCCATCGGGCCGATCCTGCATCAGCTTGTGGGCGGCGTGCGCGCCTCCATGGGGTATGTGGGCGCGCCGACAATTACAGAGATGCAAAAACGAGCGAAGTTTGTGAGGATTACCAATGCGGGGCTGAAGGAAAGCCACGTCCATGACGTCGCCATCACCCGCGAGGCGCCGAATTATCCGACGCAGAGCTGATGCGCCTATCCGGACGCCTTTCCGCTGCGATTGAGATTCTCGACGATTTCGAAAAGCGCCGCGTGCCGCTGAAAACAGCGATCGCCGATTGGTCGCGGAACAATCGCTATGCCGGCGCCAAAGATCGCGCGTGGATTTCCGGTTTGTGTCTTGATGTGCTGCGTAAGCGGAATTCCCTTGCGGCGGCCATGGGCAATGGCTCGGCTCGCTCGCTGGTGTTGGGCGCATTGCGAATTTTGTGGGTGAAACCATTTGATGAAATCGCTGACGCCGCTGCCGAAGAACCGCATGGGCCCGGCGCCCTGACGCAGGATGAAGTCTGTGCTTTAGGCGATGAGTCTGACATGGCTTCTTCACCTTGCGGCGCCGATGAAGTGCAGGCAGAGGAGCGCGCAATTGCGCTTGGCGAGCCGCATGTCGCTGGCGATTTCCCCGAATGGTTAGCTCCACACATTGAGCGTGTATTTGGCGAGGATGCGCCGGTCATCATGTCCGCCTTTGCGGAACGCGCCGACATCGACATGCGCCTGAACACTTTAAAAACATCGCAAGAAAAAACGCTTGCGGCGCTGAAAACAGTGAAAGCAGAAACGGTTCCCATACTGACAACAGCCGCGCGCATCGCCGCGCCGGATCCGAGTGAAAAAGCGCCGGGCGTTACGGTAATTCCCGCTTTTAACAAGGGCTGGGTCGAAGTGCAGGATTTGGGCTCCCAAATCGCGGCCTGCGCTGCGGGCGCCATCAAAGGCGCGCAGGTGTTGGACTATTGCGCAGGCGGCGGCGGCAAGACGCTCGCGCTCGCCGCGATGATGGAAAACACTGGTCAGCTTTACGCCTATGACCGCGACCCGCGACGGTTAAAGCCGCTCTTT
Coding sequences within:
- a CDS encoding NupC/NupG family nucleoside CNT transporter encodes the protein MDLPFDLANIGLRGQSAIGLAAFVFIAWLLSEQKLRFPIFGALWTVAAQILIAVLLLYTPGARDALAFLNVVVNALQQATQAGTSFVFGHLGGAEPPFEVTNQGAMFNFAFGALPLVIFFSGLSALLWHVGILKIFVRGLAFLLTRVFNIGGAVALSAAANTFLGQTEAPLLIRAFLTKISRSELFIVITGGFATVAGSVMVLYATLLEPQQPSVLGHIIVASLISVPAAILMAQVMIPAPKGETPTASTAADDFQYASAMDAFMRGVTDGLGLYLNIIASLIAFTAFAALVNIMLGGFPDFMGEPLSLERMLGWIFGPLMWLTGIPWSEAFDAGSLMGIKTAVNEIVAYVALAQTPEGTFSERTILILIYAMCGFANFASLGIVIGGLTALAPERRQDVIELAPKALVAGTLATLMTGSVIGLVWMG
- a CDS encoding glutathione S-transferase N-terminal domain-containing protein gives rise to the protein MTEPIDLYYWPTPNGWKVSVYLEEAGLPYNVHYIDITAGDQFKPDFLAISPNNRMPAIVDHDGPDGKKINVFESGAILQYLGRKTGKYYPKDERARVEVDEWLMWQMGGVGPMLGQFHHFHHYAPEKLEYAMNRYANEAHRLYGVINKRLETREYVAGEYSIADMAIASWMKLYERHLIDPQEFPHFKKWLDKVLARPGVQKGLALGDDRRGNISDDEKAKKILFGQRGG
- a CDS encoding tRNA-binding protein, with the translated sequence MSDQNQSSEISFDDFLRVDIRVGTVIDAQPFPEARKPAIKLQINFGEDIGVKKSSAQITVHYTPEQLIGRQVMAVVNFPPRQIGPFMSEVLTLGYEDQDGAIVLANIDKPVPNGSRLM
- a CDS encoding uracil-DNA glycosylase family protein; amino-acid sequence: MLRPLLKEIRACRVCVDAPASDPLPHEPRPVLQASKKARLGVFGQAPGNLVHQSGKPFTDPSGVRLREWMGVSEEVFYDKSKVAVIPMGFCFPGYDAKGGDLPPRKECATTWREELMAALPNLECAILVGAYAQKWHLGSSAEKTLTATVEKWREFAPRYFPTPHPSWRNNSWLRKNLWFESDLLPVLRNRVRALTR
- a CDS encoding lysozyme; the protein is MRTSPSGIDLIKRFEGLELEAYQDIAGIWTIGYGHTGDDVEPGMKISEKDAEELLKRDLRPREQAVDSAVKVPLNQNEFDALVSFVYNVGVGAFRGSTALKRLNKGDRIGAADALTWWNKATVGGVLREVLGLTRRRASERALFLTPDGPPMVRDPEQIEENSRAEPVEDAPRRGNVAESRTVQGATIAGGAGVASSTLGRDNAEELDQIESNIENGEGLTEDPSAGEGSTPPSSETDGAPSTDDQSADTGEMVEVPADRPSKHEAHAVEAQVQFALLILIVLSVLFVIFARWDDWRNYRR
- the dksA gene encoding RNA polymerase-binding protein DksA → MSASEVEEYRPSDDEQFMNDRQKEYFKKKLLSWKQDIIRESEGTLNNLQEDNNHLPDIADRASSETEKALELRTRDRQRKLISKIDAALRRIETGEYGYCEETGEPIGVRRLDARPIATLSLEAQERHEREEKVYRDD
- a CDS encoding cold-shock protein, giving the protein MATGTVKWFNTQKGYGFIQPDDGGKDVFVHATAVESAGMRQLDEGQKVSYELATDRGKTAASDLKAL
- the lysM gene encoding peptidoglycan-binding protein LysM, yielding MLFKFVKDAGEKLRDGVSNIAEGIKDRIQGHKTEVKNLEVEEAGDGRVVVKGTARNRAEAEKAIVAAGNTPGIGEVEAQIDIEDEPNQTVFYTVQKGDTLSKISKDHYGDPMKYPTIFEANKPMLSDPDKIYPGQTLRIPSLD
- a CDS encoding DUF937 domain-containing protein, which encodes MSLMDQLTQVVVSQISQQASQKTGMEQGLTEKMMPMAMAAIMAGLKKNASQPQGAQALSDALQRHDGSLLNNVDQVSSDNVLADGQKILGHILGGKQSQTERALAKTAGVDQGQIGQLLAMAAPAVLASLGRAKREQGLDASALAGLVTEESVRAHAAAPNELGGLLGFLDQDGDGDFKDDLMEQAGKQLLGGLFGRK
- a CDS encoding RlmE family RNA methyltransferase — encoded protein: MERRTSSSKSPPKRQKKRQNARPKKTNIATTALGEEPEKRSRKKGAPQKGEAGNRELNVHVKTAKRREYGSTLWLKRQLNDPYVRKAKAEGYRSRAAYKLIELDEKFSVLRAGARIVDLGCAPGGWCQVAAKKVGGKGKVVGIDYLSMPEVMGADVLEMDFLDEAAPDKLKDMLGGEADVVLSDMAAPTTGHKSTDHLRIIALAEAALDFAEDVLAPGGAFVCKVFAGGAEGELLTRLKQNFETVKHAKPKASRSDSAEKYVVATGFRGRG
- the guaB gene encoding IMP dehydrogenase — translated: MEIREALTFDDVLLEPGPSEVMPSGVDVSAQLTKEIKLAIPIMSSAMDTVTEAEMAIAMAQAGGIGVLHRNLSVAEQAEHVRRVKRFESGMVVNPMTLTPDDTLATAQDVMLEKSISGFPVVENPDANGVGKLVGVLTNRDMRFARNLDQPVRDLMTAVDLVTVKPGATQDEVRELCHKRRIERVVVVDDDYRCIGLITVKDMEKARAYPLASKDAEGRLRVAAASSVGDDGFARIETLIDAGCDLVVIDTAHGHSSKVVEQVARVKRASNATQVIAGNVATYDGARALIDAGADAIKVGIGPGSICTTRIVAGVGVPQLTAVMDASRAGRDAGVPVIADGGIKFSGDIAKALAAGADCVMIGSLLAGTDEAPGEVFLYQGRSYKSYRGMGSITAMARGSADRYFQADVTEQMKLVPEGIEGRIPYKGAIGPILHQLVGGVRASMGYVGAPTITEMQKRAKFVRITNAGLKESHVHDVAITREAPNYPTQS
- a CDS encoding RsmB/NOP family class I SAM-dependent RNA methyltransferase, with protein sequence MRLSGRLSAAIEILDDFEKRRVPLKTAIADWSRNNRYAGAKDRAWISGLCLDVLRKRNSLAAAMGNGSARSLVLGALRILWVKPFDEIADAAAEEPHGPGALTQDEVCALGDESDMASSPCGADEVQAEERAIALGEPHVAGDFPEWLAPHIERVFGEDAPVIMSAFAERADIDMRLNTLKTSQEKTLAALKTVKAETVPILTTAARIAAPDPSEKAPGVTVIPAFNKGWVEVQDLGSQIAACAAGAIKGAQVLDYCAGGGGKTLALAAMMENTGQLYAYDRDPRRLKPLFHRAKRAGVRNLQIRSPAGGEGLDDLSGKMDVVFADAPCSGAGTWRRHPDTKWRLTEKQLQTRNSEQALVLGEASQFVKPGGRMVWVTCSFLMEENEDRLAAFLNDHDEFVQVPALECILSSGLITDDGADILKTCVTPDGAVRLTPDKIRADGFFIAVLEKRSLSG